A single genomic interval of Streptomyces sp. BA2 harbors:
- a CDS encoding ABC transporter permease yields MGRYVIRRLLQMIPVFFGATLLIFLMVNVMGDPVAGLCGDRKCDPATAAQLKKEFGLDKPVWQQYATYMGNVFTGDFGTAFNGQKVTELMSTAFPLTIRLTLVAIVFEIVIGISLGVVTGLRRGRPVDTVVLLLTLVVIAIPTFVTGLLLQLLLGVEWGVMKPSVSSEAPVNELIVPGLVLASVSLAYVTRLTRTSIAENRRADYVRTAIAKGLPRRRVITRHLLRNSLIPVVTFIGTDIGALMGGAIVTERIFNIHGVGFQLYQGILRQSTQTVVGFVTVLVLVFLVANLIVDLLYAVLDPRIRYA; encoded by the coding sequence ATGGGACGTTATGTGATCCGGCGTCTGCTGCAGATGATCCCGGTCTTCTTCGGCGCCACGCTGCTGATCTTCCTGATGGTGAACGTGATGGGCGACCCCGTCGCGGGCCTCTGCGGGGACCGAAAGTGCGACCCCGCGACGGCCGCCCAGCTGAAGAAGGAGTTCGGCCTCGATAAGCCCGTGTGGCAGCAGTACGCGACCTACATGGGCAATGTCTTCACCGGCGACTTCGGCACCGCGTTCAACGGGCAGAAGGTCACCGAACTGATGTCGACCGCCTTCCCGCTCACGATCCGCCTGACGCTCGTCGCGATCGTCTTCGAGATCGTCATCGGCATCTCGCTGGGTGTGGTGACCGGACTGCGGCGCGGGCGGCCCGTCGACACCGTCGTCCTGCTCCTGACGCTCGTCGTCATCGCCATCCCCACCTTCGTCACCGGCCTGCTGCTCCAGCTCCTCCTCGGCGTCGAATGGGGCGTGATGAAGCCCTCCGTCTCGTCGGAGGCGCCCGTCAACGAACTCATCGTGCCGGGGCTCGTGCTCGCCTCGGTCTCCCTGGCGTACGTCACCCGGCTCACCCGGACCTCCATCGCGGAGAACCGCCGCGCCGACTACGTCCGTACGGCCATCGCGAAGGGGCTGCCCAGACGCCGCGTCATCACCCGGCACCTGCTGCGCAATTCGCTCATCCCGGTGGTCACCTTCATCGGCACGGACATCGGCGCGCTGATGGGCGGCGCGATCGTCACCGAGCGGATCTTCAACATCCACGGCGTCGGCTTCCAGCTCTACCAGGGGATTCTCCGCCAGAGCACCCAGACCGTCGTCGGCTTCGTGACCGTCCTCGTCCTGGTCTTCCTGGTGGCCAACCTGATCGTCGACCTGTTGTACGCCGTACTCGACCCGAGGATCCGTTATGCCTGA